One segment of Anatilimnocola aggregata DNA contains the following:
- the rplM gene encoding 50S ribosomal protein L13 produces the protein MAGTKTYIAKPGEIVEKWWVVDASDKVVGRLASEIAMVLMGKHRPTYTPHVLTGDAVVVINAEKVAFSGRKWTQKSYAWVTGYTGQRTVSAERQLANHPDRILRDAVRRMLPKNKLASKMLARLKIYTGAQHPHQAQQPEAREMGAK, from the coding sequence GTGGCTGGCACGAAGACTTACATCGCCAAACCGGGCGAAATTGTTGAAAAGTGGTGGGTTGTCGATGCGTCTGACAAAGTCGTGGGCCGTTTGGCCAGCGAGATTGCCATGGTGCTCATGGGCAAGCATCGTCCGACGTACACCCCGCACGTGCTGACCGGCGACGCTGTCGTCGTCATCAACGCCGAGAAGGTCGCCTTCAGCGGTCGCAAGTGGACGCAAAAGTCATACGCTTGGGTCACGGGTTACACCGGCCAGCGTACTGTCTCGGCCGAGCGCCAATTGGCCAACCACCCCGATCGCATCTTGCGTGACGCGGTCCGCCGCATGCTACCCAAGAACAAGCTGGCCAGTAAAATGCTCGCCCGCCTTAAGATTTACACCGGCGCTCAGCATCCTCACCAGGCCCAACAGCCTGAAGCTCGCGAGATGGGCGCTAAGTAG
- a CDS encoding tetratricopeptide repeat protein → MVLLVEAPNELAKWKYAAALEAREAGEKEKAYELLEQARQRSAHNLEYKQVLAEWKHEDREYAEALAIVQELCEIFTDNTDLIGFRSRLYQHLQRHPEAIADLQKIMQISEATGQPERALSLNNLAYGQAIAKTDLDAAFEHSNEAVKLAEADLASAANQLKRAQEKKKDVLESEAAVANKRFTVAGHLDTRGLVRLYRDEAADAQSDFDQAISLAEQTLKFSRAFEKEPRNQQRPKAGASLRQKQVDETLAVLYYHRSLNLQKLGREDEAKRDFAKAKELLGREPDETLF, encoded by the coding sequence ATGGTTCTGCTGGTCGAAGCACCGAACGAACTGGCCAAGTGGAAGTATGCTGCCGCGCTCGAAGCTCGCGAAGCCGGTGAAAAAGAGAAGGCCTACGAACTGCTGGAGCAGGCTCGCCAGCGCAGTGCCCACAACTTGGAATACAAGCAAGTTTTGGCCGAGTGGAAACACGAGGACCGTGAATACGCCGAAGCCTTGGCGATCGTGCAGGAGTTGTGCGAGATCTTCACCGACAATACTGATCTAATCGGTTTTCGGAGTCGGCTGTACCAGCATTTGCAGCGACATCCCGAGGCGATTGCCGATTTACAAAAAATCATGCAAATCAGCGAGGCTACCGGCCAGCCCGAACGAGCACTGTCGCTGAACAATCTGGCCTATGGACAAGCAATCGCCAAAACTGATCTCGACGCGGCTTTTGAGCATAGCAACGAGGCCGTGAAGCTGGCCGAAGCGGATCTCGCGAGCGCTGCCAATCAACTCAAGCGTGCTCAAGAAAAGAAAAAGGATGTGCTTGAGTCTGAAGCGGCCGTAGCCAACAAACGCTTCACTGTGGCTGGCCATCTCGATACGCGGGGACTGGTTCGCTTGTATCGCGATGAAGCAGCCGATGCTCAGAGCGATTTCGATCAAGCGATTTCTCTGGCCGAGCAAACACTGAAGTTTAGTCGCGCGTTCGAGAAGGAACCCCGCAATCAGCAGCGGCCAAAAGCCGGTGCCAGCCTACGCCAGAAACAAGTAGACGAAACTTTGGCCGTGCTGTACTACCACCGCAGCCTCAATTTGCAAAAGCTGGGGCGCGAGGATGAGGCGAAGCGGGACTTTGCCAAGGCCAAAGAGCTGCTGGGTCGGGAGCCGGACGAAACGCTGTTTTAA
- a CDS encoding TylF/MycF/NovP-related O-methyltransferase, translated as MLLRNPRLQKLIGGTFIEWLGIDMAARAEMLALMMHKDWNKLKLLRRARRERRSMVTNFESFIVHSIATGMAKAPGDIAEVGVFQGSTAKVICEAKGEKTFHLCDTFEGLPEPSEVEKHIEVKGRFACSIESIQKYLKDYKQLEYHKGFCPESVKGVLDNHKFCFVHLDVDLYQSTKECLEYFFPRLIPGGVVLSHDYSILPGVRQAFSEFCEGRQEQVIELPTTQCMLIKTTA; from the coding sequence ATGTTGCTGCGCAATCCTCGTCTACAAAAGCTGATCGGTGGTACGTTCATCGAATGGCTGGGCATCGACATGGCCGCGCGGGCTGAAATGCTCGCCCTGATGATGCACAAGGATTGGAACAAGCTCAAACTGCTCCGCCGGGCCCGCCGCGAACGCCGCTCGATGGTGACTAACTTCGAGTCGTTCATCGTTCACTCCATTGCCACCGGCATGGCCAAGGCTCCGGGCGATATTGCCGAAGTGGGCGTGTTTCAGGGCAGCACAGCCAAGGTCATTTGCGAAGCCAAGGGGGAAAAGACCTTCCACCTCTGCGATACCTTCGAAGGGCTTCCCGAGCCGTCGGAAGTGGAGAAGCACATCGAGGTCAAAGGCCGCTTTGCTTGCAGCATCGAGTCAATTCAGAAGTACCTTAAAGACTACAAGCAGCTCGAGTATCACAAGGGGTTTTGCCCCGAAAGCGTGAAGGGGGTACTCGACAATCACAAGTTCTGCTTCGTTCACCTGGACGTCGACTTGTATCAAAGCACCAAGGAATGTCTCGAGTATTTCTTTCCTCGCCTGATTCCCGGTGGAGTCGTCCTCTCGCACGACTACTCGATTCTGCCCGGCGTTCGCCAGGCCTTCTCTGAGTTCTGCGAAGGTCGGCAAGAACAAGTGATCGAGCTACCCACCACCCAGTGCATGCTGATTAAGACGACCGCGTAG
- a CDS encoding DNA-3-methyladenine glycosylase I — MTKLPARKEVIRCPWAKGELDQQYHDAEWGVPVHDDRLLFELLMLEGAQAGLSWSTILKKRANYQKTFQQFDPAVVAKFGPKQEAALMQNEGIVRNRLKVASAAINAQAFLQVQAEFGSFDAFIWTFVDGQPLQNKRTAMSEVPARTEQSDAMSKALKKRGFKFIGTTICYAFMQATGMVNDHLVSCFRHKPVQALGNCRRQSRGSSFAGGGTLSSTSCINQMSRASSTLK; from the coding sequence ATGACCAAATTACCGGCAAGAAAAGAAGTGATCCGCTGCCCCTGGGCGAAAGGTGAGCTTGATCAGCAGTATCACGATGCTGAATGGGGCGTGCCGGTACACGACGACCGGCTGTTGTTCGAGTTGCTGATGCTCGAAGGTGCGCAGGCGGGACTCAGTTGGTCGACGATCCTCAAAAAGCGGGCTAACTATCAGAAGACTTTTCAGCAGTTCGACCCTGCGGTCGTAGCCAAGTTCGGGCCAAAGCAGGAAGCTGCCCTCATGCAGAACGAAGGGATCGTCCGTAATCGGCTGAAGGTCGCTTCCGCCGCCATCAACGCCCAAGCGTTCTTGCAGGTGCAGGCAGAATTTGGTTCCTTCGATGCTTTCATCTGGACGTTCGTCGACGGCCAGCCGCTGCAAAACAAACGGACGGCAATGAGTGAAGTTCCCGCGCGAACCGAGCAATCGGACGCGATGAGCAAAGCCCTGAAGAAGCGCGGCTTCAAATTCATCGGTACCACTATCTGCTACGCCTTTATGCAAGCCACCGGCATGGTCAACGATCACCTGGTGAGTTGCTTTCGGCACAAGCCAGTTCAGGCGCTGGGCAATTGCCGGCGCCAGTCTCGCGGTTCGAGCTTCGCCGGGGGCGGAACTCTGAGCAGCACCTCGTGCATCAACCAAATGAGCAGGGCCAGCAGCACACTGAAGTAG
- the rpsI gene encoding 30S ribosomal protein S9 produces the protein MVAAKKDKLTGDALGTGRRKTAVARVRLRAGSGVVTINDRTLEDYFSVETDRMNVVDALEVTGHRADMDVIIRVAGGGPTGQSGAIRMGIARALLAADTESFNTLRGGGYLTRDSRMKERKHYGLRGARRGTQFSKR, from the coding sequence ATGGTTGCAGCGAAAAAAGACAAGCTTACTGGTGATGCACTGGGTACTGGCCGCCGCAAGACGGCCGTCGCACGCGTTCGCCTGCGTGCTGGCAGCGGTGTAGTAACGATCAACGATCGCACTCTGGAAGATTACTTCTCGGTCGAAACCGACCGCATGAACGTTGTCGACGCGCTCGAAGTAACCGGTCACCGCGCCGATATGGACGTCATCATCCGCGTCGCAGGTGGTGGCCCCACCGGCCAATCGGGTGCGATTCGCATGGGCATCGCCCGCGCGTTGCTCGCCGCCGATACCGAAAGCTTCAACACCTTGCGTGGTGGCGGCTACCTCACGCGCGATTCCCGCATGAAGGAACGCAAGCATTACGGTCTGCGTGGTGCCCGCCGTGGAACGCAGTTCTCGAAGCGTTAA
- a CDS encoding MFS transporter, protein MDKRKDSTDLQVTPSTHILLLVNAYLGFISLGLPDAVTGIAWPEIRDDFRLSQGQLGWVSVALGCAYFLSSFFAGKLLNWLGVGLLLTTSSLLVALAMFGNAGSPAFSVILICVVIWGLGSGAIDAGLNHYAASHFSPMHLNWLHACYSLGATLGPIIMTLSIASSDSWRLGYAIVGAIVLGLTLLFGISIRAWNNSPQNASEQAAPSVSMAATLQLPRVWLHIAIFFLYTGLEFMVGAWSKTMLTESRGVDPTTAGFVVTAYYFAIGVGRVVLGTLTTWVGVDRLLRVATIAAVSGSLLFAIAPGLILSTSGLVLLGLGLAPIFPCLMSRTPARLGTNYAVHAIGFQVSAATFGGASITAFAGLLAERVNLQAIAYFSVLLALLIWLMHEVLLRVPPPAKLEPRDWRRQLPSA, encoded by the coding sequence ATGGACAAGCGCAAAGACTCAACAGACTTACAAGTGACTCCGAGCACGCACATTCTGCTGCTCGTCAATGCCTACTTGGGCTTCATTAGCCTCGGACTTCCCGACGCGGTTACTGGCATCGCGTGGCCGGAAATTCGCGATGATTTTCGCCTTTCTCAAGGTCAACTCGGCTGGGTTTCGGTCGCTTTGGGCTGCGCCTATTTTCTCTCGAGCTTTTTTGCCGGCAAGCTGCTGAATTGGCTGGGAGTGGGATTGCTGCTCACCACCAGCAGTCTGCTGGTGGCATTGGCCATGTTTGGCAACGCCGGTTCGCCCGCTTTCAGCGTGATTCTGATCTGTGTGGTGATCTGGGGACTGGGCTCCGGCGCGATCGATGCCGGATTGAACCACTACGCCGCCAGCCATTTTTCACCGATGCATCTGAACTGGCTGCATGCCTGTTACAGCTTGGGCGCGACGCTGGGGCCCATCATCATGACCCTCAGCATCGCGAGCAGCGACTCGTGGCGACTGGGCTATGCGATTGTCGGTGCGATAGTGCTGGGGCTGACGTTACTGTTCGGCATTTCCATCCGTGCCTGGAATAACAGCCCGCAGAACGCGAGCGAGCAAGCAGCGCCATCGGTCTCGATGGCTGCCACGCTGCAGCTTCCGCGCGTCTGGCTGCACATCGCGATTTTCTTCCTCTACACCGGCTTGGAGTTCATGGTTGGCGCGTGGAGCAAAACAATGCTGACCGAATCGCGCGGCGTAGATCCCACCACCGCGGGCTTTGTGGTCACTGCCTACTACTTCGCGATTGGTGTAGGGCGAGTGGTGCTCGGCACGCTCACAACCTGGGTCGGCGTCGATCGCCTGCTGCGGGTGGCGACGATCGCTGCCGTCAGCGGCAGCCTGCTCTTTGCCATTGCGCCCGGCTTAATCCTGAGTACTTCAGGACTCGTCCTGTTGGGGCTAGGTTTAGCTCCGATCTTTCCTTGCCTGATGTCGCGCACACCGGCGCGCTTGGGGACTAACTACGCTGTGCATGCGATTGGCTTTCAGGTAAGTGCCGCAACCTTCGGGGGCGCTTCTATCACTGCCTTTGCCGGGCTGCTCGCCGAACGCGTGAATTTGCAGGCCATTGCCTACTTCAGTGTGCTGCTGGCCCTGCTCATTTGGTTGATGCACGAGGTGCTGCTCAGAGTTCCGCCCCCGGCGAAGCTCGAACCGCGAGACTGGCGCCGGCAATTGCCCAGCGCCTGA